The DNA sequence ATGAAATGAATAGTCACAGCTTTTGATAACTTCACACCTTAGCTGCCTTTTGTTATTCAAAGGATGAATACACATTTGATcttttatttgtgtttctgtgcatgtgtttgttttctttgcatCAGCTCTTAGGAGCTCATCACCACCAGTAAAGCTGTATAAGCACCGGGTTGACGGGACCGAAGGAAGTGGCGCGTCGTACGGGGAGCTGCCTGCTGAAATCGCCATGAGTTACAAACCCATTGCTCCTGCGCCATCTGGCTCCAACCACACACCTCCAGGTCTAACCCCATACAGCCTTAATCTTGGACATGCAAACTGGCcggttgccttttttttttttttgcattacagATATAAAACATTTCACACCATGGCCAATTGACGTATTTCTGCTCAACACgtaccctacgccgtagcctgacgtgcacctctcgaaaaatgtaactgcaCGTTGCAGCCGTGGCTTTGTagtgttgcatttccccctactcatttcctggttctccttctccataaacaacatgaaatcaaggagagggttaacttttcctgctacaaatttcccaccgtggtcaaaAAACACAGGGGAGATGCATTGTTTCTCTCGCTgtctctagagtcggtacttcCTTCGAAGCTAATCGCCATCACggtctcactcgctctaccatgcacacacacacacacacacacacacacacacacacacacacacacacacacacacatgccggtcCTGCTATTCttttaaagagatcgacgcacaagtataaacttaaggccacttacgtaggctatagcgaaagctctgcgttgagcctccgcagaaccataaatcacactTTGCATCTATTCTCTTCTGTGCAGGCTCCTCTGTGCCCTCTCCATCCCTACCCTCGTCATCCAACTTTAGACCGGCTTTTAGTGATTTTGGCCCACCCTCAATGGGCTTTGTTCAGGTATGTCTGCAGAACAGTTATTCATACTGTTTTTATCATATAAAACCAGTAATCAAACCACAATTGCTGttaattatgttatttttttatgtgggCCTGTGCAGGTCGAAGGGTAGAGCTTGTACTTTGACAGCCACTTTGCATAAAAGTCCTTACTAGGGCTGCAGCAGTTTAATGCCAAATTAATGACAGAACTGCATACCTGTTGTGTTATTTGTGAGGACCAGAGCACAAATGTTCCAAATACTGAGAAGCTCCAGCACAGGGTGAGCTGAACACACTCCCTGCTGTTATTTGAAAGCTGATATTTAATTGTGAACTGGCTTTTATTTCAGAAATAAGGTTTATTTTAGGAGTGACTTTTACTTAATTTGTGGCAGCAGTGAGCGATATTGAGTCTGCTTCAGCTAATTCACCCTAAAAAAGCTTTAGAAAATGTAAACTATCAGCTGACAAACATGTCTTTCTGTATTAATGGCGGAGTACAGTAAATACTGCCAGCTCTGGCCGGCATGTGACCTTCATGGAAGTGTTAAGATAGCCAAAGGGGTGGCTGACTTATTGTGTGATTTAAAGTGGGATTATTTGTAACTGTGGAGAAATGGACTTTATAGTGAAAGCATGGGGATGTgtaaggagcagttgggggacTATCGTACAGCTAAATGATATTAATGTTAAATCATTATTTGAGTGGTGTTGCAGTTCTACTAATTGTGTCTTAATATCTTGAAAATAAAGATACCATGTGCTTTCCTTTTATTTAACATCACCctatgttatttatatatatatatatatatgtatgtatgtatgtatatgtgttagttagttagttagttagtcagtCAGTCTACATTTTTCACTGAACTTGGTCTTTACTTGTGATGTGAATTTCAGCTGTGACAAGtcttgattgattttatttttttctcccccaaACATGACATTGTGAAAATACAGCCTGTCAAAGTGTCTCAGGGATCCACCTACAGTGAGCTTCTGTCTGTCATTGAAGAGATGAGCCGTGAGATCAGGCCTACATACGCTGGGAGCAAGAGCGCTATGGAGAGGCTAAAGAGAGGTATGCTTTTCTTGTCAGAAAGacatgatttgtgtgtgtggtgtgtgtatcaTGAATAGTTCATAAAAGTGCTGAGGGGAAGGCTTCCTGCTGTActttttgtgcttttgttttggAAATAAAGGACCCCAAGAAGGAGTGGTGACCTTGGTCATGGACTAATGGgaataaaataaacattctCTTTTACTCTTTGGTAAAGGCAGGTCTGACACAGGACTTGTTCTATGTAGATTTGgattgttgtaaaatgtttttacttttaggTCATTTTTGATCCTACTGTTCTGTTTGTTATGGGATCAGTAGTCTATTTGGATTTCTGTTGTTGGAGTTTTCGCTGCTGTGATTGCTTGTAGGTCTATTCAAGTGTGTCCAGAGGCATTTAGGTCTGCACTGTTGATAACGTCCCTTGGAAATCGAAAATCTACTGAAAGGTTCCAGACTAATATGAATTTGCAAAATAGTCTTGCGATGCCAGGCTAGGGAATTTTACCTCTCTGGGGTATAACTGATACCAAACACATGTCATAATGAAAGTAAACATACATTTCTTTGTATGTGAATGGCTTTTTGGCAAACAAAAGGAATATATTTAATTATCCATAGCCCATTTgacaaaacatgaaatatttaaTTATGTGCTACCATAACAACACTTATTGGGAATTCCCGTATTTGTCACCCAAAGTTTGTCAGCCCAGTTGTGGGAAGTATTACTAATTCAATATTCTTTCGACATATTGGGTATAAATAAAGTTAGAAGCaaagacaaacaacaaaaataagatGAGGAAAAACATTGGTTGATTTTGCTATTAACATACATACAGCAGTGGGGAACCTTTTTAACCTTTTAGTAAAGCAACTGTCAATGAAATATGAGGGTAAAAAAGACCAGGttctgtttaaatatttaacccttgtgttgtcttcccgtcaacctttgaaaaaaaaaaaaaacacttgatgcctttttttcagtttgtttttgctttttccaacgttttcttctacacattttcagcgcttatttctacatcccatattttctgatataaaacaaaaattgaaaactggtcaatgtgacccaaagtcaacacaagggttaagacaaAAGTCCTTGACATAGTCCGCTTTGGACCACCATTTGTGGTCCAAGAAGGAAATGATCATTAtgctactgtatttttttgctgttttaaaTTCTTATTGATAGTAATGAAAATATGTAGAAGCAATGGATTGATGTGATTTGAAATAGAATCCCATGCAATAGAAACCTCAGTAACGGCATTGGCTGTGGTGTTAATTTAACAGGCAGGCAGATGGCTAAACCCAATTTTGcttttaaagttattgtaaGATTTTCATGCAGTTAATTGTAAAGAAAGTACCTATCTATGAAAAAGTGTGTTTAAACAATGGTGATTGAGCATGTGACCCACTGATGAAAGCACTTGTATTTGCTGCTTTGTCAAGTAATACAATCTGAGTGTCTGTGGCGACTTTCCTGCCCTAAATTCAAATTCAACGCAACGTTAGTGACGCTTTTTACGTCTGCCAGCAGCAGTCTCTCCCCGTCTGCCCAGGTGGAGCTTGGCAGTGCCGTTAATGCCGCGTTCCATTGTACTCGGAAATTGAAAACTTCCAACGAGGAAAGATGCAAAGAAACTGTACGTTAATCGGCCCGGGCGCTACATTTCATTACTGCTGACTCACAATGGCAGACCAACagacaaaagagagaaagaagaccGTTCAACTTTGAGTCCAAATAAAAAtgaaccaaaataaataaactccCACATGAGGACCAAGCTGATGCTGGCTGAGATGACCTGTCAACCTCTGCCATCGACTGCAGCCGGTCTGTGTGCACCTCAGGTGGGACAAGGACACCTGACGCCCGGTCTGTACTCCCTGTATTGAACCACCCTCTCTCGGAGTCGCTTTTCGGGACCAAAATTCAGAACATGATAGCCAGCTGGGCTCTCATCTCAGTCAGAGCGGCGCCAGAGCTGCTCACTCACTACCCCGGGCTTCAGGCCGGCCTGTGCCGTACCTTCTGGATAAGGCAGAACCACCAACAACCCCGTTTATTATATCAATAAAGGGTGTAAATGTTACTCCCTGGATGAGGTGAATAAGGGGAAATCAGTGCTGGCCGCTCTTCCTCAGCCTCCACTTCATCAGCTAAAGTTTATAtccttgggcggcgctaagccccgCACAGATCCACAgtcggtgccgctgcaaaatagcctcgggaaggaacttgttgtggtggaacgtgtgtacgttcaaatgttgttttagtcaagcaacagaaaactcagattggacagatagtttagctagctgtctggatttaccctgcagagatctgaggagcagttaaccatagtcctcagaaatccaccggagtttagaattacaacatAAAGAGGGCGGAAGGTAActggacatccggcggaatttacggcagaacgagagcaatcccggaagtggctcatcatggatatagactaagggCAGCCCTATTGCTATCTCAGCAATAATGGCTATCTTGGatgcaattgttttttttttgttttttttaagttgaggTAGACTTGGACAGGAGACCGAAATTGCTGCCATTTTAGCaagttattttattattgtcaaACTGTTGATCTAATGCCTTCTTGCACCTTCTTGTCTGTCTTGTTCAGGTATAATCCACGCCCGTGCACTGGTCAGGGAGtgtcttgcagagacggagagaagCGCCCGCACATAACCTTTTCCTCCACTGTAGAAGCCTGTCCTCATCAAGATCCCCATTGTCTGTTTTACAACCATTCTTTTATCCTCTCACCTTTTTGCGCTTTCCTCAACAGCATTTTATAGGTGCATTGTGTCCATTTTGTCTCCACTGTTCCCCGCATTTCACCACACCACCTTTTGTTCATCACAAACTTTTATGTGAACTGTGGGGTGTATGCAAAATGCAGTTTTGTATCTATTTTGAAAAACAAGAGTGGGGAATTTCAACACGTTTAAGTTGAGCTGTGAGTAAAAACCTTAGTAAAATGGATGgggatttaaatttttttttttttttcttccaataaTGGCAATTGACcattatttctttttactttttaaatgacATCAATGTCCCAGCTGCATTGTGCTCAAGTTTCTATTCTGAACACCACTCTGCAACTACTGAATATTTTTGTTAATCAGAGCATCTTGAATATACCCCATTTCCAtccacttaattttttttttttttatcctattTTGTAGTGTAAACACACATTAGATGTTTCTCAATCCCAAGAACACTGTACATCTCAAGTCAATTTGTTAGTATGAAAATTTTGTAAACCAGATTTTTGCAGTTCTGTATGTATATCTTAATTaaataacaggaaaaaaaacattcagtggCAGTTTCATTTGTGAAACATAATTAAAAGGTTGCTATATAATTGGTGGGTAGATTTTCTGGTTAAACGGATGATTTTTCAGGCAGTGATGAGGTACAAtatgaaatgtttaaatttaaatgttCATTATTTACCTCGACAGCGACTCCTGAGCACAATGTCCACGGAAGTGAAATCCTTTGGGGCATTGAGCTCAATGAATAGACTATCTACTGCTAAAGGGCACAATGTGCGAGTACTCTGAAAATGTGCACCTTCTGATAAGATTTTCGTtaatctttaaatatgcattttactCAGGAATTAACTTGGATTATTAGTCtaattaaaacaatacaaaaggaTACAATTTAAACTTTTTCCAGAATCATGTGTCTACACATCACAAATATTTAAAGATGCAAAGCTTGGGATAAACTAATTTATTTTCAGTTACATAATCACAACCTCAATTACATCTCACCTCAGACGACCCGCTGCCTCACATGAGTTAGGAGTAGCTCTTTCTAAGTAAGTGAAGGAGATAGTAAGGGCTTTGCAGAGTACATCTAGACAAAACAATATAATGGTATATATTTCTTACATATATGAAATAAGTAAGTACATAGAATAAAGCAAAGATAACACAAGTCCATGTGTGTTAAATGATTGTCACAGACAGCTCTGTTTCCCAGTCTCATCTACCAGGATATAATCCTGCTTTTTCCAGGGCTTCCACTGTGACCAATATAGAAGAGGGGGTCTGGCAGTGCAAGGCAGGTGTGCATGTGATGTCCCTTATGCAATAAAACAAAGTATTCCTTTATTATTCAACAGCTCTGCGCATATTTCAGGGAAATCAAGACAACGTAAAACGCTTAAACCATGATGAAATAATTATGCTTTTGGCCAGTACATACCTAAGGTTTCAATGGGATTTTGTATTTCTGAACTTTACTTAACCTTTAGACTCTAAAGGTAAAGTTCAGTTTTCTAAAGCTTAGAGGAATAAGGCAGGAATGCAAATCTCACCTTGGTATAGatgtgtgactttgtgtgtgtgtgtgtgtatgacctGACAGTGAGTGGgaatatttaatatttctgCGTGTACTATGGGAGGGAGGGCAGGGTGGCAGAGTCATTTGTTTGGGTGCATGGAAAACATACTAAAACACCAGCATCGTTTGTCCTCCATCTTGAAATTCACAGGCATCCTTTTGTTCCAAACCACTGTGTGAGTCAACCCTGTGAGGAGGAAGAGCAAACACGTCTTGACATTTTACATAACAAATAAGCTTAAATTTAATATCTGGGGGCCAGAAAAGGAGATAGTtgcaattaaaagaaataaaactcaAAGTTGACTGACTGTAGTGGCAGTGGCTGGTGATGTATTGTATTTGAATAGGTCTTTGTAGCGACCCTTTTCCTCCTTCTCTTTGATCCGGATCTTCTCCTCCATGGCCTTCAGCTCCTTGGCAACAGACGGCCCCAGAGAGGGGTCCAGCTCCAACAACCTATTAAAGTCTGCCCGTGCTTCTACCTCATTCCACACTGCAGCGTGGGCCTTAGCTCGCTTGTATAAGGCCTTCGTGTTGTCTGTAAGAAAGGGGACAACAAAAATGATTACAAATTCTTTATATGTACATAAATGTAAGGGAACCTAGGACATGGTTATCAGCAACCTAACATGAACATTTACCAGCAGACAGGTCTAAACCAACAACCTGTGACAACACACTTTGTGAAATTTAAAAGGAGGACGATAGCTTCCAGGATAACATAAATCGGAGCTTTTATTAAGCCAAAATAACTGCAGGTGTTGCAAGTTGTCCACATGGTTTAGCCTCTACATTACAGTACACTTGTGTGGCAGATTCATAGATCCAGATAAAAACCTAGTTTTTGTGTATGAGGCTGTATTTTAATCTATGAATCAATCTGCCAGGTATAGTATGCCTACTAAATTACTTTAAATATATGGTTATTTATCATGGCATATTTGACTGTTCTTACTATGCAGATAATTTAGTCTAGTCTAATTTAATATAGTAAAGTTTTAAGGTGTACTGTTAATGCTGAGTATTGCTATATAAAAGTGATTGCTATTATACTGCATCAATATAAAAAGGCTGTGACGTCCTTTGCACAATAAGTATCACTCCGCGTCtgagaaaaaaacttttacacACACTACCATGAGACGGAGCTGGTTAAAATTGGTCATATATCCCTTATTGCTATATTTTAAATACTTTCACTGTGTTCTTCCGCTTCGCGTCGGGCCGAACTACGGCCCCAAACATACAACAACCTCTCTCAAAAgagttttttaaatacaaaatgtactgtatgtaacaaTTACAGATCTACTAATGTCAACACTGCGATCAGCTTTAATGAACCTTGGTATAGATTCTCTAAACTCGACTGAAGGGTTGAACACCATTCCAAAAGATATTTGTTCATTTTGGCGTTTTGATGGTGGTGGTTGAGGGTGCTGTCAAGTGAAGCAGTAGTGTTCTTTCTCACGTAGGTTTTTTTGTAAACTCAACATCACAACCACCAGTTAACACTTTTTCAAATCTACACCAATCCCAAATACACTCCATACATcccaaaaaaatcacaaataatTACAGACTGTAGTAGCAACAGAAATCTTTCTTTCTTGCTCGTTTGTGTACAGCACCAACAACAAAGCCTTACCCTCATATTTGAAGAGTAAGGCTGAGCAGTGTTCGATGACTTCGTAGTAATGGCCCTGGAGCAGCTTGCACTGGCAGAAGTTGAGGAGCAGTGGTGTGATCATATGGTCAAACTTCACCCAGACTTCGTCTCCAGGGTGCTCCTTAAAGGGGTGACAAAAGTCACACAGAGGAGTTAGAATTAATTGTATTGCAAATTTACTAAAGAAAATGGATACTAAAAAACTGTATCTAATCTTTATTCTCTTGTATTGAACTGTTCCCTAACCTTCATCTGTAGATTTTTGAGGCAGGCAATGCCATTGTAGTACTTCTCTGTGGCTTCCTTGATTTTGCCCTGTTTGAAAAGCATGTTGCCCTCCTCATGGATCTGAGGCACAAGCTCAAGTTTCTCTTCATCTGTCATAGCCCACACATCAAGCTGGAACGATCCTGGAGGCAGAACCTGAACAGAGACAGAAGATCAGTGGCAGCAGGAGCTTACACTCTAGGAGAGTAAAACTGTAGGTGTGCTTAGTAGCACACAGCAACTCTTTAtggcatatactgtacaaaAAAAGTTTATTAGATGCACCTTTACAAtctattgcaatttattacaaTACCCCCCACAATGAATCCCGTTTAAGTGGGAGCCTTATACATTTCAGTTGTTGCTTAAATTGTGTTATAGAGGGTTTGTCCATCTATCAACCATTTTTGAGACCATAGTGGTTGTGGCATATTGAACTGCAATATATCGAGAGATGTTTCCAATATTTTGTCACCCTCATGCATGTAAATATCAGAAAggtttgaatttttttatatatgtcaaaataaataaataaataaataaataaataaataaatatatatatatatatatataaaatctttttttttttttttttttttttttttttagaaaggtACCAGTATCGGTACCAAAACTTAGGTTATTGTGTTGGTGCTacattagaaaaataaaaaaaaactacattgtTTGAGTTTGCGACCCTGAATGCAAcccaataaaaaatgtatattaaacTCTGGGCTCTCCCCTGCCTGCTCACCTCCTGCAGCTCGATGGTGAAGACAAGAGGCTGTGGACTGGCCTGAAGCTGATCCAGGTCTTTGTGCCCCAAAGAGTGGTGGGAGTGGATCTGGGCAATGCCACAGCAATGCCTCTGGCCTTCCAGGGGGTCCTTACCAGCACTGATGTTTCTCAGGGACTGGGACACAAGCGGGTACAGAGCTGTGTGCTAAGAGGTGAATAGAAATGGTCAATGCACTGAAAGAACAAGATTGCCACTCCATCCCAAATGACCAGCTCACTAACCCTTTTGTCACAGGTAAATTCTGCAATTTCGCCTTGTTTCATGGTGATGATCACTCTCTCCCACACAGCTAGTTTAAACTTCTTGCCCAAGATGAGCTCCATGGGTTTGGAGCGGCCCCCCATGGTTCTGGAGTCATCCAGCAATATGCCATCACACAGGCTGGTGCGGTAGTGGAAGACCACCTGGTTAACAGAGATAGGATAAACACGGACAGCATTAAACACTGCTCAACAGAACTATCCGGTTAAAATAACTGCTCTGACATCACCCTTTTAAGAACACGAAATCAATGCAGCTTCTTTACTATAAACAAAACAGCAATCCGTACTTCTCTGACAGGCCTCGACAGCGTCTACTCCTTATCATATTcggaccaatcacaacaatggGAAATTGATTGATGGTATGCCGACCAATCAGCATAAATAAACACAGCCCATCCTGTCCCGCCCCCTGTCTTTCTAtcagatgaaaagaaaaagggaaaaaaaaaaatgctaccCGGCTGAAAAACTGCCAGCCCTAAACAAAGCTAACTTTGTATCATCACAAAGGCAGCAAAGCTCATAAGCCTGTCAGCGGTGTCTACATACAAGCGCAATGTGTTTGGTGTACGTTAATCTAGCTAGATGACAGAGTTGAAtgtgttaacgttagctagctagcttgtggTAGCATTTAGCTATAGCAAACGGGCTTCGTCGCATTTCTTAAACTAATAATTCAGAGAACTGGACTCAACTGGTCCAACCGTCGACACGCTGTAGTTTTACCTTGGTTCCATTTGGAAAGGTCGATAGCTCTCCTTTACCAGGACtgaccaatttctttattattcCTTCCTCGAGAAGCTTGCGTGCCTCTTCCTCCATCCTTGACCGAGTCTCAGTTAACGACCGATGACGATGTTTGCCGAAGCTAGCTAGTCGTTTTGTGAGACGTCCCAGACGTAG is a window from the Perca fluviatilis chromosome 1, GENO_Pfluv_1.0, whole genome shotgun sequence genome containing:
- the cdk2ap2 gene encoding cyclin-dependent kinase 2-associated protein 2; translated protein: MSYKPIAPAPSGSNHTPPGSSVPSPSLPSSSNFRPAFSDFGPPSMGFVQPVKVSQGSTYSELLSVIEEMSREIRPTYAGSKSAMERLKRGIIHARALVRECLAETERSART
- the LOC120560356 gene encoding AH receptor-interacting protein — encoded protein: MEEEARKLLEEGIIKKLVSPGKGELSTFPNGTKVVFHYRTSLCDGILLDDSRTMGGRSKPMELILGKKFKLAVWERVIITMKQGEIAEFTCDKRHTALYPLVSQSLRNISAGKDPLEGQRHCCGIAQIHSHHSLGHKDLDQLQASPQPLVFTIELQEVLPPGSFQLDVWAMTDEEKLELVPQIHEEGNMLFKQGKIKEATEKYYNGIACLKNLQMKEHPGDEVWVKFDHMITPLLLNFCQCKLLQGHYYEVIEHCSALLFKYEDNTKALYKRAKAHAAVWNEVEARADFNRLLELDPSLGPSVAKELKAMEEKIRIKEKEEKGRYKDLFKYNTSPATATTG